The Impatiens glandulifera chromosome 8, dImpGla2.1, whole genome shotgun sequence genome includes a window with the following:
- the LOC124911990 gene encoding cytokinin riboside 5'-monophosphate phosphoribohydrolase LOG1-like isoform X1, which produces MERELEQIIITKFKKVCVFCGSSAGKKTSYKDAAIELGKQLVSRNIDLVYGGGSIGLMGLVSQAVYDGGRHVLGLVIINSRLIFIFIINFYFYFFNFFCRVIPKTLMPREITGEPVGEVKAVADMHQRKAEMAKHSDAFIALPGGYGTLEELLEVIAWAQLGIHDKPVGLLNVDGYYNSLLSFIDKAVEEGFICPSARHIIVSAPTARELFNKLEEYIPRHERVASKRNWEIEELDMIS; this is translated from the exons ATGGAGAGAGAATTAGAACAAATCATTATAACCAAGTTCAAGAAGGTTTGTGTTTTCTGCGGCAGCAGCGCAGGAAAGAAGACATCGTACAAAGACGCCGCCATTGAACTCGGCAAACAACTG GTTTCGAGGAACATTGATCTTGTCTATGGAGGAGGCAGCATTGGGTTAATGGGTTTGGTTTCTCAAGCTGTTTATGATGGTGGTCGTCATGTTCTTGGGTTAGTTATCATAAATTcaagattaatttttattttcatcattaatttttatttttatttttttaattttttttgtagggTTATTCCAAAGACACTTATGCCTAGAGAG ATAACAGGGGAGCCAGTTGGGGAGGTGAAAGCAGTAGCAGATATGCATCAAAGGAAAGCTGAGATGGCTAAACATTCTGATGCCTTTATTGCTTTGCCAG GTGGATATGGGACACTTGAAGAACTACTTGAAGTAATAGCTTGGGCTCAACTTGGCATTCATGATAAACCT GTTGGACTACTAAATGTGGACGGTTACTACAACTCTCTATTGTCGTTCATCGACAAGGCCGTGGAGGAAGGATTCATCTGCCCGAGCGCTCGACATATCATCGTGTCGGCTCCAACCGCCAGGGAATTGTTCAACAAACTAGAG GAATATATTCCGAGGCACGAGCGTGTTGCGTCGAAGAGGAACTGGGAGATTGAGGAACTTGATATGATCAGTTAG
- the LOC124911990 gene encoding cytokinin riboside 5'-monophosphate phosphoribohydrolase LOG1-like isoform X2, whose protein sequence is MERELEQIIITKFKKVCVFCGSSAGKKTSYKDAAIELGKQLVSRNIDLVYGGGSIGLMGLVSQAVYDGGRHVLGVIPKTLMPREITGEPVGEVKAVADMHQRKAEMAKHSDAFIALPGGYGTLEELLEVIAWAQLGIHDKPVGLLNVDGYYNSLLSFIDKAVEEGFICPSARHIIVSAPTARELFNKLEEYIPRHERVASKRNWEIEELDMIS, encoded by the exons ATGGAGAGAGAATTAGAACAAATCATTATAACCAAGTTCAAGAAGGTTTGTGTTTTCTGCGGCAGCAGCGCAGGAAAGAAGACATCGTACAAAGACGCCGCCATTGAACTCGGCAAACAACTG GTTTCGAGGAACATTGATCTTGTCTATGGAGGAGGCAGCATTGGGTTAATGGGTTTGGTTTCTCAAGCTGTTTATGATGGTGGTCGTCATGTTCTTGG ggTTATTCCAAAGACACTTATGCCTAGAGAG ATAACAGGGGAGCCAGTTGGGGAGGTGAAAGCAGTAGCAGATATGCATCAAAGGAAAGCTGAGATGGCTAAACATTCTGATGCCTTTATTGCTTTGCCAG GTGGATATGGGACACTTGAAGAACTACTTGAAGTAATAGCTTGGGCTCAACTTGGCATTCATGATAAACCT GTTGGACTACTAAATGTGGACGGTTACTACAACTCTCTATTGTCGTTCATCGACAAGGCCGTGGAGGAAGGATTCATCTGCCCGAGCGCTCGACATATCATCGTGTCGGCTCCAACCGCCAGGGAATTGTTCAACAAACTAGAG GAATATATTCCGAGGCACGAGCGTGTTGCGTCGAAGAGGAACTGGGAGATTGAGGAACTTGATATGATCAGTTAG